A window of the Capricornis sumatraensis isolate serow.1 chromosome 9, serow.2, whole genome shotgun sequence genome harbors these coding sequences:
- the SLC5A5 gene encoding sodium/iodide cotransporter: MATVEAKERATFGAWDYGVFALMLLVSTGIGLWVGVARGGQRSAEDFFTGGRRLSALPVGLSLAASFMSAVQVLGVPAEAYRYGLKFLWMCLGQLLNSLLTALLFLPIFYRLGLTSTYEYLEMRFSRAVRLCGTLQYLVATMLYTGIVIYAPALILNQVTGLDIWASLLSTGVICTFYTAVGGMKAVIWTDVFQVLVMLSGFWVVLARGTVLVGGPGRVLELAKNHSRINLMDFDLDPRSRYTFWTFAVGGTLVWLSMYGVNQAQVQRYVACRTEKQAKLAVLINQLGLFLIVSSAAACGVVMFTFYLDCDPLLAGRISAPDQYMPLLVLDIFEDLPGVPGLFLACAYSGTLSTASTSINAMAAVTVEDLIKPRLPSLAPRRLVIISKGLSLIYGSACLTVAALSSLLGGGVLQGSFTVMGVISGPLLGAFILGMFVPACNTPGVLSGLAVGLALSLWVAVGATLYPPSAQSMGVLPSSASGCAAPSANASGLLDPLLTANASSRVSSLEMDPDQQTLADNFYAISYLYYGALGTLCTVICGALVSCLTGPTKRSALGPGLLWWDLMRQTASVAPKEEVASLDDGLMKGAEELPPGAKRPSDFLPTDEDHLLYLGQKEVNGAGSRTPGSEHDKGLNLQETDL, encoded by the exons ATGGCCACCGTCGAGGCAAAGGAGCGGGCCACGTTCGGAGCTTGGGACTACGGGGTCTTCGCCCTTATGCTCCTGGTGTCCACCGGCATCGGGCTGTGGGTCGGGGTAGCGCGAGGCGGGCAGCGCAGCGCCGAGGACTTCTTCACCGGGGGTCGGCGCCTGTCCGCCCTGCCGGTGGGCCTCTCGCTGGCCGCCAGCTTCATGTCGGCGGTGCAGGTGCTGGGGGTGCCAGCCGAGGCCTACCGCTATGGCCTCAAGTTCCTCTGGATGTGCCTGGGACAGCTGCTCAACTCTCTGCTCACTGCCCTGCTCTTCCTGCCGATCTTCTACCGCCTGGGCCTCACCAGCACCTACGAG TACCTAGAGATGCGCTTCAGCCGCGCTGTGCGGCTCTGCGGGACTCTGCAGTACCTGGTGGCTACA ATGCTGTACACCGGCATAGTGATCTACGCCCCCGCGCTCATCCTGAACCAAG TGACAGGGCTGGACATCTGGGCATCGCTCCTGTCTACCGGAGTCATCTGCACCTTCTACACTGCTGTG GGCGGCATGAAGGCTGTGATCTGGACCGACGTGTTTCAGGTCTTGGTGATGCTGAGTGGTTTCTGGGTTGTCCTGGCTCGTGGAACTGTGCTCGTGGGTGGACCTGGGCGAGTACTCGAGCTTGCCAAGAACCACTCCCGGATCAACCTGATGGA CTTTGACCTGGACCCGAGGAGCCGCTACACGTTCTGGACTTTTGCTGTGGGTGGCACGTTGGTGTGGCTCTCGATGTACGGGGTGAACCAAGCACAGGTGCAGCGCTACGTGGCCTGTCGCACGGAGAAGCAAGCCAAGCT GGCCGTGCTCATCAACCAGCTGGGCCTGTTCCTGATCGTGTCCAGCGCTGCCGCCTGCGGCGTCGTCATGTTCACGTTCTACCTTGACTGTGACCCTCTCCTGGCGGGGCGCATCTCTGCCCCAGACCAG TACATGCCCCTGCTGGTGCTGGACATCTTTGAGGACCTGCCTGGAGTCCCTGGGCTCTTTCTGGCCTGTGCCTACAGTGGCACCCTCAG CACTGCGTCCACCAGCATCAACGCCATGGCTGCCGTCACTGTGGAGGACCTCATCAAACCTCGGCTGCCGAGCCTGGCCCCTCGGAGACTGGTCATCATCTCCAAGGGGCTCT CGCTCATCTACGGCTCAGCTTGTCTCACTGTGGCGGCTCTGTCGTCCCTGCTGGGGGGCGGTGTCCTCCAG GGCTCCTTCACCGTCATGGGAGTCATCAGCGGCCCTCTCCTCGGAGCCTTCATCCTGGGGATGTTCGTCCCCGCCTGCAATACACCG GGCGTCCTGTCCGGGCTGGCCGTGGGCTTGGCGCTGTCGCTGTGGGTGGCCGTGGGCGCCACTCTGTACCCGCCTAGcgcgcagtccatgggggtccttCCGTCGTCAGCGTCCGGCTGTGCTGCGCCCTCAGCCAACGCCTCTGGTCTCCTGGACCCTCTTCTCACTGCCAACGCCTCCAGCAGGGTCTCCAG CTTGGAAATGGACCCTGATCAGCAAACCTTAGCTGACAACTTCTATGCCATTTCCTATCTCTATTATGGTGCCTTGGGTACACTGTGCACTGTGATATGTGGAGCCCTTGTCAGCTGCCTGACAG GCCCCACCAAGCGCAGTGCCCTGGGTCCTGGTCTGCTCTGGTGGGACCTCATGCGGCAGACAGCATCAGTGGCCCCCAAGGAAGAGGTGGCCTCCCTGGATGACGGTTTGATGAAG GGTGCTGAGGAGTTGCCCCCTGGAGCCAAGAGGCCTTCTGACTTTCTGCCCACTGATGAGGACCATCTGCTTTACCTGGGTCAGAAGGAGGTGAATGGAGCTGGTTCCAGGACACCAG